The following coding sequences lie in one Anomaloglossus baeobatrachus isolate aAnoBae1 chromosome 7, aAnoBae1.hap1, whole genome shotgun sequence genomic window:
- the LOC142246000 gene encoding gamma-crystallin 1-like: protein MGKIIFFEDRNFQGRSHENSNDCSELNSYFSRCNSIRVENGNWMIYERPNYTGQQYFVKRGEYPDCQHWSGLSDSIRSCRLIPQHRGSFRIRIYEREDFRGQMMEFTEDCPHVNEEFNYHDIHSCNVLEGHWIFFEQPNYRGRQYYLKSGEYRRFTDWGAMNARVGSFRRISDLY, encoded by the exons ATGGGAAAG aTTATCTTCTTCGAGGATAGAAACTTCCAGGGTCGTTCCCATGAAAACAGTAATGACTGTTCAGAATTGAACTCTTATTTCAGTCGCTGTAATTCTATCCGAGTAGAGAATGGAAACTGGATGATCTATGAACGTCCCAATTACACTGGACAACAGTACTTTGTAAAGAGGGGAGAATATCCAGATTGTCAGCACTGGTCTGGTCTGAGTGATTCCATCAGGTCCTGCCGTTTAATCCCTCAG CACCGTGGTTCCTTCAGAATCAGGATCTATGAGAGGGAAGACTTCAGGGGACAAATGATGGAGTTCACTGAAGATTGTCCTCATGTGAATGAAGAATTTAATTATCATGACATCCACTCCTGCAATGTCTTAGAAGGACACTGGATCTTCTTTGAACAACCCAATTACAGAGGACGCCAGTATTACCTGAAGTCTGGAGAATACAGGAGGTTTACAGATTGGGGTGCCATGAATGCTAGGGTTGGCTCTTTTAGACGTATTAGTGATTTGTACTGA